In the genome of Chiroxiphia lanceolata isolate bChiLan1 chromosome 29, bChiLan1.pri, whole genome shotgun sequence, one region contains:
- the LOC116799687 gene encoding scale keratin-like, giving the protein MSCYELCPPKGSVAVPKPSVAVPQPIAESCNELCARQCPDSTAFIQPPPVVVTFPGPILSSFPQQAVVGSAGAPAFGGSLGLGGLYGQGATQASGGLCTFPTACAAPACSPWLLPRYSRKIWDTCGPC; this is encoded by the coding sequence ATGTCCTGCTACGAGCTGTGCCCCCCCAAAGGCAGCGTGGCTGTGCCCAAGCCCAGCgtggctgtgccccagcccaTCGCCGAGAGCTGCAACGAGCTGTGCGCCCGCCAGTGCCCCGACTCCACGGCCTTCATCCAGCCGCCCCCCGTGGTGGTCACCTTCCCCGgccccatcctcagctccttcccccagcaaGCCGTGGTGGGCTCCGCCGGAGCCCCCGCCTTTgggggctccctggggctggggggcctcTATGGCCAAGGGGCCACCCAGGCCTCGGGGGGCCTCTGCACCTTTCCCACAGCCTGCGCTGCTCCCGCCTGCAGCCCTTGGCTCCTGCCCCGCTACTCCAGGAAAATCTGGGACACCTGCGGGCCCTGCTAG